In Planctomycetia bacterium, the following are encoded in one genomic region:
- a CDS encoding DUF1501 domain-containing protein: MKTPATSRRGFLTVGAVAGAGLTLADFFKVRQARADQKNYAPIEAKAQSLIHIFLPGGIAHQDSFDPKPFAPLEYRGELGVLPTKIPGVQFSDTLPRTADIADRITVIRSMTHGEAA; encoded by the coding sequence ATGAAGACCCCCGCTACCAGTCGCCGTGGATTCTTGACCGTGGGCGCCGTCGCCGGCGCTGGGCTGACCCTGGCCGACTTCTTTAAGGTTCGCCAGGCCCGCGCGGACCAAAAGAATTATGCGCCAATCGAAGCCAAGGCGCAGAGTCTGATTCATATCTTCCTGCCCGGCGGCATCGCGCATCAGGATTCGTTCGATCCGAAGCCGTTCGCCCCGCTCGAGTATCGCGGCGAACTGGGCGTCCTGCCGACGAAAATCCCCGGCGTGCAATTCTCCGACACGCTGCCGCGCACGGCCGACATCGCCGATCGCATCACGGTGATTCGCTCGATGACCCACGGCGAGGCGGC
- a CDS encoding twin-arginine translocation signal domain-containing protein: MSQESPSNSADRTTRRSFVKTTGAAAVAAGVLGPSMVWADDKAGAKLPVIGEADHTYEVHHGWGELPDSIRWGETHGVAIDQAGLIYIKHMAVIAEPVMDAIAVFDPDGKFVRSFGKEFHGGGHGIDIRKEGGEEYLYLCDIKNRVVVKTNLMGEHVWQMDYPREANLYQSLDQFRPTNIAFHPDGGFYVADGYGANYIHQYDANAKWIRSWGGEGTEQGKMRTPHGIWLDNRPGREPSIVVADRANARLQYFTLDGDFKEIVNGVSFPAHFDLRGSELLIPDLHARLTIMNDKNEVIVHLGYDQAWTDQVLDNFQVRGDVSKWQPGKFIHPHDACYDQDGNIFVVEWVPTGRVTKLRKVS, translated from the coding sequence ATGTCACAAGAATCCCCGTCCAACTCCGCCGACCGCACCACGCGCCGCAGCTTTGTCAAAACCACCGGGGCCGCCGCGGTCGCGGCCGGCGTGCTCGGGCCAAGCATGGTCTGGGCCGATGACAAAGCTGGCGCGAAGTTGCCCGTGATTGGCGAGGCGGACCACACCTACGAGGTCCATCACGGCTGGGGCGAGCTGCCGGATTCGATTCGCTGGGGTGAAACGCACGGGGTGGCGATTGACCAAGCCGGCCTGATTTACATCAAGCACATGGCGGTCATCGCCGAACCGGTCATGGACGCCATCGCCGTGTTCGATCCGGACGGCAAGTTCGTCCGATCCTTCGGCAAGGAATTCCACGGCGGCGGCCACGGCATTGATATCCGCAAGGAAGGGGGCGAAGAGTACCTCTATCTCTGCGACATCAAGAACCGCGTCGTCGTGAAGACGAACCTGATGGGCGAGCACGTCTGGCAGATGGACTACCCGCGCGAGGCGAATTTGTATCAGTCGCTTGATCAATTCCGCCCGACGAACATCGCGTTCCATCCGGACGGCGGGTTCTACGTCGCCGACGGTTACGGCGCCAATTACATCCACCAGTACGACGCGAATGCCAAGTGGATTCGCTCCTGGGGCGGCGAAGGGACTGAGCAAGGCAAGATGCGCACGCCGCACGGCATCTGGCTCGACAATCGCCCTGGCCGCGAGCCGTCGATCGTTGTGGCCGATCGCGCCAACGCCCGGCTGCAATACTTTACCCTCGACGGTGACTTCAAGGAAATCGTCAACGGCGTCAGCTTCCCGGCGCATTTCGATCTCCGCGGCTCGGAGCTGCTGATCCCCGATCTGCACGCGCGGTTGACGATCATGAACGACAAGAACGAAGTCATCGTCCACCTCGGCTACGACCAGGCCTGGACCGACCAGGTGCTGGACAATTTTCAAGTCCGCGGCGACGTCTCGAAATGGCAACCCGGCAAATTCATCCACCCCCACGACGCCTGCTACGACCAGGACGGCAATATCTTCGTCGTCGAATGGGTGCCGACCGGGCGCGTGACGAAACTGCGGAAGGTGAGTTAA
- a CDS encoding aldolase/citrate lyase family protein: MDAYTNPLKRKLVAGETALGFWVSLESPSITEIAATLGFDWVLIDAEHGQLEYKEIIEHLRAARGSQTAVLVRITEIQPGIIKRVLDLGADGIMVPQVNTPEEAALAVRLAKYPPQGIRGLGGERATRWGLNKTEYLSTANRETLVIPMMETPESAANIEQIAAVPGIDAVYFGPGDFSSFSGYLGQWEGPGVAEQLLAVKEKLLARHIPCGIAGTDLADAKRRVEQGFRMISIGSDTGALIAAMKAGLQAFGRSS; this comes from the coding sequence ATGGACGCCTATACCAACCCACTTAAGCGCAAACTCGTCGCCGGCGAGACCGCGCTTGGCTTTTGGGTTTCGCTGGAATCGCCGTCGATTACTGAGATCGCCGCCACGCTGGGCTTCGATTGGGTGTTGATCGACGCCGAGCACGGGCAGCTCGAATACAAGGAGATCATCGAGCACCTGCGCGCGGCGCGGGGTTCGCAAACCGCGGTGTTGGTGCGGATCACCGAGATTCAGCCCGGCATCATCAAGCGCGTGCTTGATCTGGGCGCGGACGGGATCATGGTCCCGCAGGTGAATACGCCGGAAGAAGCGGCGCTCGCGGTGCGGTTGGCGAAATATCCGCCGCAAGGCATTCGCGGTCTCGGCGGCGAGCGCGCCACGCGTTGGGGCTTGAACAAGACTGAGTATCTCTCGACGGCTAATCGCGAAACGCTCGTCATCCCGATGATGGAAACCCCGGAGTCGGCGGCGAACATCGAACAGATCGCGGCCGTGCCCGGCATCGACGCCGTCTATTTCGGCCCGGGCGATTTTTCGTCGTTCTCGGGCTATCTCGGCCAATGGGAAGGCCCCGGCGTCGCGGAGCAACTCCTCGCGGTGAAAGAAAAGTTGCTCGCGCGCCACATCCCCTGCGGCATTGCCGGCACAGATCTCGCCGACGCGAAGCGCCGCGTTGAGCAGGGTTTTCGGATGATCAGCATCGGCTCCGACACCGGCGCCCTCATCGCCGCCATGAAAGCCGGCCTGCAAGCGTTCGGAAGATCTTCTTGA